One region of Xylanimonas ulmi genomic DNA includes:
- a CDS encoding ATP-binding protein, which translates to MGPLAIQYNHNNGTIWVTTGIDDTRAFIEVANTGEILEQARVSTFTEPFMRARGRTRSEDLGNRGLGLAIVASITAAHEADLILTAREGGVRVQAR; encoded by the coding sequence ATGGGGCCGCTCGCGATCCAGTACAACCACAACAACGGCACGATCTGGGTCACCACCGGCATTGACGACACCCGCGCGTTCATCGAGGTCGCGAACACGGGAGAAATCCTCGAACAGGCGCGAGTCTCAACCTTCACCGAGCCGTTCATGCGCGCTCGGGGACGGACTCGCTCAGAGGATCTGGGCAACCGTGGCTTGGGCCTCGCGATCGTAGCCTCCATCACCGCGGCACACGAGGCCGACCTGATCCTGACCGCCCGAGAAGGTGGCGTGCGAGTCCAGGCGCGCTAG
- a CDS encoding helix-turn-helix domain-containing protein: MGDDAAHRVHARLDVLLAERGMTLVDLSEKVGLSVVNLSVLKNDRAKAIRFSTLTAICDALDCTVGDLLEIRGGP, encoded by the coding sequence GTGGGAGACGACGCCGCGCACCGCGTCCACGCACGGCTCGACGTGCTCCTGGCCGAGCGCGGGATGACACTGGTCGACCTGTCAGAGAAGGTCGGCCTGAGCGTGGTCAACCTCTCGGTGCTCAAGAACGACCGCGCCAAGGCGATCCGGTTCTCCACCCTGACGGCGATCTGCGACGCGCTCGACTGCACCGTCGGCGACCTGCTCGAGATCCGCGGCGGGCCGTAG
- a CDS encoding carboxymuconolactone decarboxylase family protein: MSYEPEVDATYAKVYQDETPDILQAFSAFGATVFAPEGRAIPLRYRELIAVGVAIASQCEPCIDHHSNAATDAGATSNELAEAAWVASMLRAGGAFAHGRLAFKYAGAHSHA, translated from the coding sequence ATGTCGTACGAGCCCGAGGTCGACGCCACCTACGCGAAGGTCTACCAGGACGAGACACCTGACATCCTCCAGGCGTTCTCCGCGTTCGGTGCGACTGTCTTCGCCCCGGAGGGACGCGCCATCCCGTTGAGGTACCGCGAGCTCATCGCCGTCGGGGTCGCGATCGCCAGCCAGTGCGAGCCCTGCATCGACCACCACAGCAACGCCGCTACCGACGCCGGTGCGACCAGCAACGAGCTCGCCGAGGCGGCGTGGGTCGCCTCGATGCTGCGGGCTGGCGGCGCGTTCGCGCACGGCCGCCTCGCCTTCAAGTACGCGGGCGCTCACTCGCACGCCTGA
- a CDS encoding RNA polymerase sigma factor has product MDTPAPSDADLLAQVAAGDERALRELVERHWAWLALRLRRRTSDEELAASALQDTFVAVWRSAGRYRGDGDVGAWLWGIAIRRLVSRLRVRGGPPPVSDAIAAALAPAVLSAEDELLLAVEHGDVGAALRGLSPELRQAIQATVVDGLTTREAARLLGIPAGTVKSRVRLAKVRMRAQLLAGAAADRATEGWT; this is encoded by the coding sequence ATGGACACACCCGCGCCGAGCGACGCCGACCTGCTGGCGCAGGTCGCGGCCGGCGACGAGCGCGCGCTGCGTGAGCTAGTCGAGCGGCACTGGGCCTGGCTTGCGCTGCGCCTGAGGCGCCGCACCTCGGACGAGGAGCTCGCGGCCAGCGCGCTGCAGGACACGTTCGTGGCCGTCTGGCGCTCCGCCGGCCGGTACCGGGGCGACGGCGACGTGGGCGCGTGGTTGTGGGGCATCGCGATCCGCCGCCTCGTGTCTCGCCTGCGGGTGCGCGGCGGCCCGCCGCCCGTGAGCGACGCCATCGCCGCGGCGTTGGCCCCTGCGGTGCTCAGCGCCGAGGACGAGCTGCTGCTCGCCGTCGAGCACGGCGATGTCGGCGCCGCCCTGCGCGGCCTGTCGCCCGAGCTGCGGCAGGCGATTCAGGCGACCGTCGTCGACGGGCTCACCACCCGGGAGGCGGCCCGCCTGTTGGGGATCCCGGCGGGCACCGTCAAGAGCCGGGTTCGGCTCGCCAAGGTACGGATGCGGGCCCAGTTGCTGGCCGGCGCCGCAGCGGACCGCGCGACGGAGGGATGGACATGA
- a CDS encoding GNAT family N-acetyltransferase: protein MRPFVLAGDHVRLSTPTTADVDRIHAICQDPDIQRWTTVPSPYRREHAESFVTSIVPAGWEAETAFTWAVRAPGDVLPGDPEPPVLGMVDLRLDDGAPGARSGEFGFWTAPEARGRGLMTQAARLVVDFGLDPEGLGLARAVWRAEVGNWASRRVAWRLGVRVEGQVRGMLTHRGRLVEGWIGTLLPADPREPNEPWPEAR from the coding sequence ATGCGACCGTTCGTGCTGGCAGGTGACCATGTCCGGCTCTCGACGCCCACCACGGCCGACGTCGACCGCATCCACGCGATCTGTCAGGACCCGGACATCCAACGGTGGACGACGGTGCCGAGCCCGTACCGGCGCGAGCACGCCGAGAGCTTCGTCACCTCGATCGTTCCGGCGGGCTGGGAGGCCGAGACGGCGTTCACCTGGGCGGTGCGCGCCCCGGGCGACGTTCTGCCCGGCGATCCCGAGCCGCCCGTGCTGGGCATGGTCGACCTTCGGCTCGACGACGGCGCGCCCGGCGCGCGGTCGGGCGAGTTCGGGTTCTGGACGGCGCCCGAGGCGCGCGGCCGCGGCCTCATGACGCAGGCGGCGCGCCTCGTCGTCGACTTCGGTCTGGACCCCGAGGGCCTGGGCCTGGCGCGCGCGGTGTGGCGCGCCGAGGTCGGCAACTGGGCGTCGCGCCGCGTCGCGTGGAGGCTCGGCGTGCGCGTCGAGGGTCAGGTGCGGGGGATGCTGACGCACCGCGGTCGCCTCGTCGAGGGATGGATCGGAACGCTGCTTCCCGCCGATCCGCGCGAGCCGAACGAGCCGTGGCCCGAGGCGCGCTGA
- a CDS encoding oxidoreductase, with protein MTHWTSSDIPDQGGRTAIVTGASSGLGLVTATELARHGAHVILAVRRPASGEAAATEIRAQVPGARLTVRALDVASLASVRVFASQITSEHDAVDLLVNNAGAENLAGRRSTVDGFEFHLGTNMLGHFALTGLLLDAITRGRAPRVVSLSSIMHRRAHLDFDDLQSERRFDAIRAYGASKLATTAFGIELDRRLRAAGSPVISTIAHPGISRSRFIEHAWQDRAPAARLLGRIFSAVATQPTEQGALNQLHAATASGVSGGDFFGPGGRGERRGQVTRVNASQEAQDPGVGRRLWRVAEALTGVVYL; from the coding sequence ATGACCCACTGGACCTCGTCAGACATTCCGGACCAGGGCGGACGCACCGCCATCGTGACGGGCGCGAGCTCGGGACTCGGTCTCGTCACGGCCACCGAGCTCGCCCGGCATGGCGCCCACGTGATCCTCGCCGTCCGCAGGCCCGCCTCCGGCGAGGCCGCCGCCACAGAGATTCGCGCACAGGTCCCCGGGGCGCGGCTCACCGTGCGGGCTTTGGACGTCGCCTCGCTCGCCTCGGTCCGAGTCTTCGCGTCGCAGATCACCTCCGAGCACGACGCCGTCGACCTGCTCGTGAACAACGCGGGCGCGGAGAACCTCGCCGGTCGCCGGAGCACCGTCGACGGCTTCGAGTTCCACCTCGGCACCAACATGCTCGGCCACTTCGCGCTCACCGGGCTGCTGCTCGACGCGATCACCCGAGGTCGCGCGCCGCGCGTCGTCTCGCTCAGCTCGATCATGCACCGGCGCGCGCACCTCGACTTCGACGACCTCCAGTCGGAGAGACGCTTCGACGCGATCCGGGCGTACGGGGCGTCCAAGCTCGCCACGACGGCCTTCGGCATCGAGCTCGACCGTCGCCTTCGCGCGGCCGGCTCCCCGGTCATCAGCACGATCGCTCACCCCGGGATCTCGCGCTCCCGCTTCATCGAGCATGCGTGGCAGGACCGCGCTCCGGCGGCACGCCTCCTGGGCCGGATCTTCTCCGCGGTCGCGACGCAGCCGACCGAGCAGGGCGCCCTGAACCAGTTGCACGCGGCGACGGCGTCTGGCGTCAGCGGAGGCGACTTCTTCGGGCCGGGCGGCCGCGGCGAACGCCGGGGCCAGGTCACCCGCGTGAACGCCTCGCAGGAGGCGCAGGATCCCGGCGTCGGGCGACGGCTCTGGCGCGTTGCGGAAGCGTTGACCGGCGTCGTCTACCTGTGA
- a CDS encoding IS630 family transposase, translating into MWTRDLVRQEIRKEFGIRMHVTTVGSLLRRLGLSPQRPLWRSWKADPEAQEAWKTTIYPAIAAEAKAKGAVVYFGDEASIRADHHAGTTWAPVGKTPVVGASGDRYSVNMISAITAQGLLRFKIIEGTMDSTKFIEFCKQLLADTDRPVVLIVDGHRIHKSKAVQAWIETTDGRFTIYTLPAYSPHLNPDEWVWQNVKSARIGRVAATSKHDLRSMAIGAVRRLQKLPATVRGFFADPDLAYITAADNPA; encoded by the coding sequence TTGTGGACCCGTGATCTGGTGCGTCAGGAGATCCGCAAGGAGTTCGGGATCAGGATGCACGTCACCACGGTGGGCAGTTTGTTGCGCCGGCTGGGGTTGAGCCCGCAGCGACCCTTGTGGCGGTCGTGGAAGGCGGACCCTGAGGCGCAGGAGGCGTGGAAGACCACGATCTACCCGGCCATCGCCGCGGAGGCGAAGGCCAAGGGTGCGGTGGTCTACTTCGGTGACGAGGCCTCGATCCGCGCGGACCACCACGCGGGCACGACGTGGGCGCCGGTGGGCAAGACCCCGGTGGTCGGTGCATCCGGGGACCGGTACTCGGTGAACATGATCTCCGCGATCACCGCCCAAGGGCTCCTGCGGTTCAAGATCATCGAAGGCACGATGGACTCGACCAAGTTCATCGAGTTCTGCAAGCAGCTGCTCGCCGACACCGACCGCCCCGTGGTGTTGATCGTCGACGGGCACCGCATCCACAAGTCCAAGGCCGTCCAAGCCTGGATAGAGACCACGGACGGGCGGTTCACGATCTACACGCTGCCCGCCTACTCCCCGCACCTGAACCCCGACGAATGGGTCTGGCAGAACGTCAAGTCCGCCCGCATCGGCCGCGTCGCCGCCACCTCGAAGCACGACCTGCGCTCCATGGCCATCGGCGCAGTACGCCGCCTGCAGAAACTCCCCGCCACCGTCCGCGGCTTCTTCGCCGACCCCGACCTCGCCTACATCACCGCCGCCGACAACCCCGCCTGA
- a CDS encoding AI-2E family transporter, giving the protein MTHDRPTENVPQWLLTTAGWSWRFVALVVAVSLLVYAVVHVRLVFVAVFLALVLTSVLKPLADFYGRVMPRALAVGLAFLSAIVFFGGLVTYVVASVAGQWQTLVVQFTNGIDQIIDWAQHGPLPINVSWDHINDAIDSGREWVADNSDDLASTAVASVGTVAEGFAVIALSVFCTVFFLMSGGAMWRWFLTQVPAGHRERWAKAADAGWYSFSGYARGTVIIAVTDGIMAGILLAALGIPLAAPLAVLVFIGAFIPLIGAPAAMVIAGVVALAAEGPVKALIVIIGVALIGQIEGHLLQPLIMGKQVALHPVVIALGVTAGTVLAGILGAVVAVPVLAVTWTVYSTLRPRRADEVDPGQEEGEGEGADESV; this is encoded by the coding sequence TTGACGCACGACCGGCCGACCGAGAACGTCCCTCAGTGGCTGTTGACCACCGCGGGATGGTCGTGGCGGTTCGTCGCGCTCGTCGTGGCGGTCTCGCTCCTGGTCTACGCGGTGGTGCACGTGCGGCTGGTGTTCGTCGCCGTGTTCCTGGCGCTGGTGCTGACCTCGGTGCTCAAGCCGCTCGCCGACTTCTACGGCAGGGTCATGCCGCGCGCGCTCGCCGTCGGCCTCGCGTTCCTGAGCGCGATCGTCTTCTTCGGCGGACTGGTCACCTATGTCGTGGCGTCAGTCGCCGGTCAGTGGCAGACGCTCGTGGTGCAGTTCACCAACGGCATCGATCAGATCATCGACTGGGCGCAGCACGGTCCGCTGCCCATCAACGTGTCGTGGGACCACATCAACGACGCGATCGACTCCGGGCGCGAGTGGGTCGCCGACAACAGCGACGACCTCGCCTCGACGGCGGTGGCGAGCGTGGGCACGGTCGCCGAGGGCTTCGCGGTCATCGCCCTGTCGGTCTTCTGCACCGTCTTCTTCCTCATGTCGGGCGGCGCGATGTGGCGCTGGTTCCTCACGCAGGTGCCCGCCGGGCACCGCGAGCGGTGGGCCAAGGCGGCCGACGCCGGCTGGTACAGCTTCTCGGGGTACGCGCGCGGCACCGTCATCATCGCCGTCACCGACGGCATCATGGCGGGCATCCTGCTCGCCGCCCTGGGCATTCCGCTCGCGGCGCCACTCGCCGTGCTCGTGTTCATCGGCGCGTTCATCCCGCTCATCGGCGCGCCCGCCGCGATGGTCATCGCGGGCGTCGTGGCGCTCGCGGCCGAGGGCCCGGTCAAGGCGCTCATCGTGATCATCGGGGTGGCGCTCATCGGCCAGATCGAGGGGCATCTGCTGCAGCCGCTCATCATGGGCAAGCAGGTCGCGCTGCATCCGGTGGTCATCGCGCTCGGCGTCACGGCGGGCACCGTGCTCGCGGGCATCCTCGGCGCCGTCGTCGCCGTGCCGGTGCTGGCCGTGACGTGGACCGTCTACAGCACGCTGCGGCCGCGGCGCGCCGACGAGGTCGATCCGGGCCAGGAGGAGGGCGAGGGCGAGGGCGCCGACGAAAGCGTGTGA
- a CDS encoding DUF2975 domain-containing protein, producing MTIDWETAMVREQIEESRPVRRSAWISVTALHGLLLAATVWVLAFNLWGSLGPSYADVVRVPWNSPVASVQVVPGPGLGDRVAAVQADPAQQADQERHGGTGLNLFPWSDDSATGTTDAFTGRPPVEWGFADPRMTLWGPRGIDQASLAAPVFAWGVLALVVLWLLWRLVGSVATDDVFTRANVRRVALIGVLVAAGGSVLQLGEFWLDAGIVARSAANGILQATFSFSLMPLWVGFVFLTLAEVFRQGVLLRDDVAGLV from the coding sequence ATGACAATCGATTGGGAGACGGCGATGGTGCGGGAGCAGATCGAGGAGTCGCGACCGGTCCGACGCTCGGCCTGGATCAGCGTGACCGCGCTGCACGGCCTGCTGCTCGCCGCGACGGTCTGGGTGCTGGCGTTCAATCTCTGGGGTTCGCTGGGTCCGTCCTACGCCGACGTCGTGCGCGTGCCGTGGAACTCCCCCGTCGCCTCGGTGCAGGTCGTCCCAGGCCCCGGCCTGGGCGACCGGGTCGCGGCCGTCCAGGCGGACCCCGCGCAGCAGGCGGATCAGGAGCGCCACGGCGGAACCGGCCTGAACCTGTTCCCCTGGTCCGACGACTCTGCGACCGGCACCACCGACGCCTTCACCGGCCGGCCGCCGGTCGAGTGGGGGTTCGCAGACCCGCGGATGACCTTGTGGGGACCACGCGGCATCGACCAGGCCAGTCTCGCGGCGCCCGTCTTCGCGTGGGGCGTGCTGGCTCTCGTGGTCCTGTGGCTGCTGTGGCGCCTGGTGGGCTCGGTCGCCACCGACGACGTCTTCACGCGAGCCAACGTGCGCCGGGTCGCCCTCATCGGTGTGCTCGTGGCGGCCGGCGGGAGCGTGCTCCAACTCGGGGAGTTCTGGCTCGACGCCGGGATCGTCGCGCGCTCGGCGGCCAATGGGATTCTGCAAGCCACGTTCAGCTTCTCGCTCATGCCCCTGTGGGTCGGTTTCGTGTTCCTCACGCTGGCCGAGGTGTTCCGTCAAGGCGTGCTGCTGCGCGACGACGTCGCCGGGCTGGTGTGA
- a CDS encoding ABC transporter ATP-binding protein, producing MTATLRDVSKRYGRTMALHPTTLTLGTGVIGLLGPNGAGKTTMLRLLSSALAPTSGTITVAGHDVTGSHAERTAARRVIGYLPQEVVFPRGMTAAGFVDYIAVLKEWRDTAVRHREVRRVLDLVGLGERATTRIRALSGGQRRRLAIAQALVGDPDLLILDEPTTGLDPEQRASLRGILSALRCTVLISTHQTEDVSALCDRVIVLDAGRAQFDGTVAELLAVATGRVHQGPTPSAGAAGAWKTGTGLVRSVGGTPDTTATAVDPTVEDAYLLLRAARAHRGASEGANA from the coding sequence ATGACCGCTACCCTGCGTGACGTCTCCAAGAGGTACGGGCGCACCATGGCCCTCCACCCGACGACGTTGACCCTTGGCACGGGCGTGATCGGGTTGCTCGGCCCGAACGGCGCCGGCAAGACGACCATGCTGCGGCTGCTGTCGAGCGCACTGGCGCCGACGAGCGGGACCATCACCGTCGCCGGTCACGACGTCACCGGCTCCCACGCCGAGCGCACCGCCGCCCGTCGCGTGATCGGCTACCTGCCGCAGGAGGTCGTCTTCCCGCGCGGCATGACGGCGGCCGGGTTCGTCGACTACATCGCCGTGCTCAAGGAGTGGCGGGACACCGCCGTCCGGCACCGGGAGGTGCGGCGCGTGCTCGACCTGGTCGGGCTCGGCGAGCGCGCCACCACGCGGATCCGCGCGCTGTCCGGCGGGCAGCGGCGCCGACTCGCGATCGCGCAGGCGCTCGTCGGCGACCCGGACCTGCTCATCCTCGACGAGCCGACCACCGGACTCGACCCCGAGCAGCGGGCTTCCCTGCGCGGCATCCTCTCCGCCCTGCGCTGCACCGTCCTGATCTCCACGCACCAGACCGAGGACGTCTCGGCCTTGTGCGACCGCGTCATCGTGCTCGACGCCGGGCGCGCGCAGTTCGACGGCACCGTCGCCGAGCTGCTCGCCGTCGCGACCGGCCGCGTCCACCAGGGCCCGACGCCGAGCGCGGGAGCCGCCGGCGCCTGGAAGACCGGGACCGGGCTGGTCCGCTCCGTCGGGGGCACGCCAGACACCACCGCCACCGCCGTCGACCCGACGGTTGAGGACGCCTACCTGCTGCTGCGCGCCGCGAGAGCGCACCGTGGCGCGAGCGAAGGAGCCAACGCATGA
- a CDS encoding helix-turn-helix domain-containing protein: MSKATKEEVRLRAVAAVREGHHPEDVALSLGLHRKSVYPWLAAERAGGREALIASVPRGRRRSSPRSSRRGCGRSWWGRVRGRTRAPALSVL, from the coding sequence ATGTCGAAGGCGACGAAGGAAGAGGTTCGCCTGAGGGCGGTGGCGGCGGTGCGCGAGGGGCATCATCCGGAGGATGTGGCCTTGTCGTTGGGGTTGCATCGTAAGTCGGTGTACCCGTGGTTGGCTGCTGAGCGGGCGGGTGGCCGTGAGGCGTTGATCGCCAGCGTGCCCCGGGGAAGGCGCCGAAGCTCACCGCGGAGCAGCAGGCGCGGGTGCGGGCGATCGTGGTGGGGAAGAGTCCGCGGCAGGACCAGGGCTCCGGCATTGTCGGTTCTGTAG
- a CDS encoding ISAs1 family transposase: MSSSPVPASSSKHVSRQALLLEMLAGVVDPRDPRGRRHTVAALLAVAVGAVLTGARGFTAIAQWAKDAGPARLAVLGMRKVADESTFRRVFARLDADGLDQTLGAWAVTRVRTVGGRRVLAIDGKAVRGARKRGAAVSFLVAALEHTTGVVAGQVGIDDKSSEITAARTLIERLDLDGAVVTMDALHAQRETAAKIRAAGADFVLAVKGNQKTLHTRLKALPWKDVPAWTTTQRGHGRRATRTIKVLQAPAWIEFEGTVQVAQLRRTVTVKGKKSVEVVYVITSADVTAADPATLAAWIQGHWAVENKLHWVRDVTFDEDRSAAAAGATPQVMASIRNTVIAILRTTGWTNVAHALRHHARDLDRPIRAILTA, from the coding sequence ATGTCATCGTCTCCTGTCCCAGCGTCGTCGTCCAAGCATGTCTCGCGGCAGGCGCTGCTGTTGGAGATGCTCGCCGGGGTGGTCGACCCTCGTGACCCGCGCGGGCGTCGGCACACCGTGGCGGCGCTCCTCGCGGTCGCGGTCGGGGCGGTGCTGACCGGGGCGCGCGGGTTCACCGCGATCGCGCAGTGGGCCAAGGACGCCGGCCCGGCCCGACTGGCCGTGCTCGGGATGCGCAAGGTAGCGGACGAGTCGACGTTCCGGCGCGTGTTCGCCCGCCTGGACGCCGACGGGTTGGACCAGACGCTCGGTGCATGGGCCGTGACCCGGGTCCGGACGGTCGGCGGGCGCAGGGTTCTCGCGATCGACGGGAAGGCGGTCCGCGGTGCACGCAAGCGCGGGGCGGCCGTCTCGTTCCTCGTCGCGGCACTCGAGCACACCACCGGTGTTGTGGCCGGGCAGGTCGGCATCGACGACAAGAGTTCGGAGATCACCGCGGCACGCACACTGATCGAACGGTTGGACCTGGACGGCGCCGTCGTGACCATGGACGCCCTCCACGCCCAGCGGGAGACCGCCGCGAAGATCCGCGCCGCGGGAGCCGACTTCGTCTTGGCAGTCAAGGGCAACCAGAAGACGTTGCACACCCGGCTCAAAGCGCTGCCCTGGAAAGACGTCCCGGCCTGGACCACCACCCAGCGCGGGCACGGGCGTCGCGCGACCCGCACGATCAAGGTCCTCCAGGCACCCGCCTGGATCGAGTTCGAAGGCACCGTCCAGGTCGCTCAACTCCGCCGCACCGTCACCGTCAAGGGCAAGAAGAGCGTCGAGGTCGTCTACGTCATCACCTCCGCCGACGTCACCGCCGCAGACCCGGCCACCCTGGCCGCGTGGATCCAGGGCCACTGGGCGGTGGAGAACAAGTTGCACTGGGTACGGGACGTGACGTTCGACGAGGACCGCTCCGCGGCCGCGGCCGGGGCGACCCCGCAGGTCATGGCCTCCATCAGGAACACCGTCATCGCCATCCTGCGCACCACCGGATGGACCAACGTCGCCCACGCCCTACGACATCACGCCCGCGACCTCGACAGACCCATCCGAGCCATCCTCACAGCATGA
- a CDS encoding ABC transporter ATP-binding protein: MKIFAGVALSAIGAGISVAQPIAMMQIINAALQGGGFATPLSVLGALLLSDVVVSGVQSWVLLRAGEHVVLDVRKRLVGNILFWRLSSYRRFRRGDLIARVGNDASNLRSILSDGTIEATGAVLTLLGAIVLMVIIDPVLFSTSLAIFAVAGIISWTFLSKITKEAEEANQYVGALSADLDRVLGGFITVITSGMQSKERDRLVTRAEQSWRAGLRAATWDAMTTPVLLFGANLALLVVFGLGGVRVASGALGLPEFVSFVLYFGVLIPPVIVGFQAMTTIQRGLGSLHRINEVLDEPAAADAVEDDSGPNPAFTRARPAKVAAQNISFSYPGSEHPVLKDLSMEATPGGITAILGSSGSGKTTLLHILCGLEDPEAGEVRIDGAVLNPASVKETNSFTAFVQQEAPIFWGTIRENLTYGVHHIPHEDDLIDVVSLLGLSETISRLPNGLDSHVDDHGVSLSGGERQRISIARALLRRPRMLILDEPTAQVDAANEARLISALKKLSSQMTVILSTHRSTLADAADQTINMEGD, translated from the coding sequence TTGAAGATTTTCGCCGGAGTCGCGCTTTCTGCTATCGGAGCCGGCATATCTGTGGCGCAACCAATCGCCATGATGCAGATCATAAACGCTGCCTTGCAAGGTGGCGGATTCGCAACCCCGTTAAGCGTCCTGGGCGCATTGCTCCTATCAGACGTAGTCGTCTCAGGTGTGCAATCGTGGGTGCTCCTGCGGGCCGGTGAGCATGTAGTACTGGATGTGCGGAAAAGACTTGTGGGAAACATCCTGTTCTGGAGACTTTCGAGCTATCGCAGGTTTCGCCGCGGGGATCTCATAGCACGAGTCGGCAACGATGCCAGCAATCTCCGATCAATTCTGAGCGATGGCACGATTGAGGCCACAGGAGCAGTCCTCACACTCCTCGGGGCAATTGTGTTGATGGTAATAATTGATCCGGTGCTGTTCTCCACAAGCCTTGCCATCTTCGCGGTCGCCGGGATTATATCCTGGACGTTCCTCTCAAAGATCACAAAAGAAGCCGAAGAAGCCAACCAGTACGTGGGTGCACTATCAGCAGATCTTGATCGGGTCCTCGGCGGCTTCATCACGGTGATCACCTCCGGTATGCAATCTAAAGAGCGAGACCGTCTTGTAACGAGAGCCGAGCAATCATGGCGAGCTGGACTGCGCGCTGCAACCTGGGACGCAATGACTACCCCTGTTCTCCTCTTCGGGGCAAACCTTGCGCTTCTCGTCGTCTTCGGCCTTGGAGGCGTTAGGGTTGCATCCGGCGCACTGGGACTCCCAGAGTTTGTCTCCTTCGTGTTGTACTTCGGCGTCCTCATTCCACCCGTGATCGTCGGGTTTCAAGCAATGACTACCATTCAGCGAGGACTGGGATCTCTTCACCGTATCAACGAGGTTCTCGACGAGCCCGCAGCGGCAGATGCCGTCGAAGATGATTCAGGACCCAACCCCGCCTTCACGCGTGCCCGGCCAGCTAAAGTAGCTGCGCAGAACATTAGCTTTAGCTATCCAGGATCGGAACATCCTGTCCTTAAGGACCTTTCCATGGAGGCCACGCCGGGCGGCATCACTGCGATACTGGGGTCATCAGGAAGTGGGAAGACGACTCTCCTGCACATTCTCTGCGGGCTTGAGGACCCGGAAGCAGGAGAGGTACGTATAGACGGCGCAGTACTCAACCCTGCCTCCGTCAAGGAAACGAACAGCTTCACAGCATTCGTGCAACAAGAAGCTCCGATTTTCTGGGGCACCATTCGCGAAAATCTCACTTATGGTGTTCACCATATTCCGCATGAAGATGACTTGATTGACGTAGTTTCGCTTCTCGGATTGAGCGAGACAATCAGCCGTCTGCCCAACGGACTAGATTCTCACGTTGACGATCACGGCGTAAGCCTCTCCGGAGGAGAGCGACAGCGGATCTCCATTGCAAGGGCACTACTGCGGCGCCCCCGAATGCTGATCCTCGACGAACCGACGGCTCAGGTGGACGCTGCGAATGAGGCCCGCCTGATTTCCGCCCTCAAGAAGCTCTCCTCGCAAATGACGGTAATTCTAAGCACACATCGCTCTACGCTTGCCGACGCAGCTGACCAAACCATAAATATGGAAGGTGATTAA
- a CDS encoding helix-turn-helix transcriptional regulator — MTTTSWPARELGLFLRSRRERTTPAQIGLEPGGRRRVAGLRREEVAALAGLSADYYQRLEQGRNARPSDAILDSIAEALDLDDAERSHLMRLAQAARHPPATPRRRHTHVPRNARALLEATRLPAFIISPHLDVLAWNSLAAELLGDPADVPPAQRNVLLTLFADDAQLRFADCRAMAIEYVGMLRSAIADDPEHPRAIAVVGALSVRSAEFRTLWARHDVRDRVEGGKTIRHPRIGAIDVEWDAYGVPGGANLIVMTPRPGHEDRLRLLSVLPAAEPTTAAAPLSVDHGQRGQAR, encoded by the coding sequence ATGACCACCACATCGTGGCCCGCCCGCGAGCTCGGCCTCTTTCTGCGGTCTCGCCGTGAGCGGACGACTCCGGCGCAGATCGGGCTCGAACCCGGCGGGAGACGCCGGGTCGCCGGGCTGCGGCGCGAGGAGGTGGCCGCCCTCGCCGGCTTGAGCGCCGACTACTACCAGCGGCTGGAGCAGGGCCGCAACGCCCGCCCCTCGGACGCGATCCTCGACTCGATCGCCGAAGCCCTCGACCTCGACGACGCCGAGCGCTCACACCTGATGCGCCTCGCCCAGGCTGCGCGCCACCCGCCGGCCACGCCGCGCCGGCGCCACACCCACGTCCCGAGGAACGCCCGCGCCCTGCTGGAAGCGACCCGGCTCCCCGCGTTCATCATCAGCCCGCACCTGGACGTCCTCGCGTGGAACTCCCTGGCCGCCGAGCTGCTCGGCGACCCCGCGGACGTGCCGCCCGCGCAGCGAAACGTCCTGCTCACGCTCTTTGCGGACGACGCGCAGCTGCGCTTCGCCGACTGCCGCGCCATGGCGATCGAGTACGTCGGGATGCTCCGGTCCGCAATCGCCGACGACCCCGAACACCCTCGCGCCATCGCCGTCGTCGGTGCGCTGTCGGTCCGCAGCGCCGAGTTCCGCACCCTGTGGGCACGCCACGACGTCCGCGACCGCGTCGAAGGCGGCAAGACAATCCGTCACCCCCGCATCGGCGCCATCGACGTCGAGTGGGACGCCTACGGCGTCCCCGGCGGAGCCAACCTGATCGTGATGACCCCCAGGCCGGGCCACGAAGACCGCCTACGACTCCTGTCCGTTCTCCCAGCGGCGGAGCCCACCACCGCGGCGGCTCCCCTCAGCGTCGACCACGGACAGCGAGGTCAGGCCAGGTAG